taattaaaataccactagCTTAAACTTGCAAAATTacaatcatgtgactcctgtcattttattaggtacacgtcgcgtagcgtaggtactatgcgcgtgtcggtcttttatcttcaatagggttgtcataagtaaacacttaatctgtttgtatgaaaaaatatatatgcttcttATATATAtgcttgatttaatattttaacagggtgattccttatgaaatatactaatgcataattcaaatttatttcgtaattccgttacacgttgtgtactatcaaattcagaattcaaaatttctttattcatgtaggcctatcacaggcacttatgaagcgttcatacatatttgtttacataattgtaacgggatggtgataaattcgttcgccaacttaaatctacagctacgagggttccaaacgcgccctggtctaagaagagcccacaacgaacttagccgggtaatttttttttttttgttatcaccatcttccagtaaatttatattaagctatgaagctagagcaattcacacccaagtttttcatcgtttaaataatccttaatattataataggatttttctgtaagcttacgttttatataaactttgaacttattgagagacatctcaaagatttcatttggtaatttgttataaaacaatatacaattgaatttgcaattttgtgtagcctagtaaactgcacgagTTTATTtatgcttctaatatttatattgttacagtgcattttctttttaaattttgatatatttttatggacataaattaaattttcatatatgtattgactatgcaccgtcattattttaactgctttaaatttatcccttattgactctcttgggcccattttgtatatcgcacgaacagtccttttctgcaggacgaaaatagaatctatatcaacagcattaccccataataaaatgccataggacataatgctgtgaaaataactaaaatacaagggcctagcagtttctatgtttgtcatatgagttatgacgaatcttttttaccgtgtatgctgcagaactaagtctgttcgctaaattatttatatgtgggccccattgaagcttagcatctaaagttattcctaaaaagattgtcgtattcaccaaatccaactcctcattattaagttgtacaatgggttttacttgtttaacattcggtagtgtgaatttaatactcttcgttttttttccgttaagagctaagttattagcctcaaaccattgtactgcTTTAGCGAGacatgtttacatcgtcaagatttttttcacgacgttaaattttaaacatcaatgatgtatcatcagcaaacaatacgatcccgtgattgtcctcagctaggtaaggaaggtcattcatgtaaatgaggaataggaaaggtcctaatatagatccctgggggacaccaattttcactttttttttttttttaggtttaccaacagctttacattaaaaaaaacaatttaaactagcttatactgtaggaagacaaaatgtaaatctatttacaggtaaacaccgcatgcaataaatagcgttaaactagcttacaactacacaaacaagatgaaagtgtatacagtgtaggaaggaaaaaaaaaaaatattataacttgcTTAAAGCTAATTCCATTGATCTCCGGAATTCGGCCAGAGAACcactaatttttaaatatattaattaatacataataaatttaacaaaaaatctaTCATATAAGAGGACTACTAAATCTTCTGTCCGTATTATATAGATTCAAGTAACTCAATGATTGTGTAAACTTAAGTTCTTCAGGAGAGAGCGGCCTACCTCGGAATTCATCTTCGATTTCTTGCAATGTCCTATCCTTAGTTTCTGGGAGGAATATCAAAGATACTATCAAACAATATCCAACTACGGATGCATATAGGATGTACGCTCCGTAGACACCGATAGTCTTAAATAAAAACGGAGCAGTTTTCACCGTTAAAAACAGATTGAATGAGAGGAAAAGAACGCTTATACCACCAGCCAGACTTCTGTATTCCAACGGGAATAATTCTCCAGCTATGATGAAAGGTAGCGGCACTGTGCCAGTCGCTATAGAGAACATGTGTATATGAATTAGAGCTATCCCAATAGCAGGGTGGTCAAAAGGCAGCAGGTTATACCCTTTGCAGTAAGTGTAAACTGCTATTGAAAGAAACGCAAATAAATTTATCCCAACAGTTGCGAACAACATAGTCCGGCGCTTTACTTTCCTGATAACAAAAACGGCCATGCTATTCGAAAGAATTCTCTGTATATCAAGAGTAATCATTATCAGGGGTAAATTTACCCCATCGCCAATAATATGCTTGAATAAATCGATTGTATACGCAGATATAACGTTAGCGCCCGCCCATTGCCCTAAAGTGTATATGTGGATcattataaaaatcggtttgTAGAACTCTTTCTTTCGCATCGTCGTGTTTATGTAACCAAAATTGCTTCTTAGTTTCTTTGCTAAAGTGTCTGATATTTTTTCAAATGCTTTCGCGTCTCGCACCATTTTGCTCGCTTCTATCATTTTTTCGAGCTCATCATCTTCACCGTGTCCCCTCAGCCAGCGAAACACGTGTCTACACTCGTCGTATCTTCCTTGATCGGCCAGCCAGCTCGGAGATTCTGGAGAGTACATCACTATCAATAAATCCGCAAAAACTACACATGCGATCACCAGAGCAGTCACTTGCCAAGTGAGGAAGGATCCGAGGGTGTGGACGCAAAGAACACCCGTCGCTATCGATAAAGATATAAACGTGAGGAAGGCTCCTCTATTCATTGGGCTGGTGTATTCGCCTATCAAAACGGGGCCGAGTGAAGCGCTCATGCCCATGGCGAGGCCTTGAAGGAGTCTGGCGATGAGGAGAGTAGTTATGTTGGTGGCGAGGATGACGAAGAACCAGCCGACGAGCATTGGCGCCAGGCTGGCCAGATTGGCAGTTCTTCTGCCGTATTTGGCCATTATTGTGGGAACGATGAAGTTACCGGCGACGAGGGCGAATCCGAGGATCGATGCTGTAATGAAATACAACAACTGTAAACATACATTTCAGTGTCAGaaaaacattagcattttatttataagtgtgCTTCCAACCAAGGATCTCATATTATAAAGTAGTAGTAGATGTACTGACTCCATTgtgactccttatgaaatatacttatgcacccttcgtGACACGTTGTATAGTACTTATGTTGTATGTTAGATGCtagtattttaaatgcgaatttatgttagttttttttgtttgtcctttctttacacCCTAACTTAGCAAATAAACAGCTTGGTTATTGCCATAGAGTTTGTTGAAGTGACGGAGAGTATCACCGGCTACGATCGTTTTATCCCCGGAAATTATCGGTTttcacgggatttgtataaTACCAGAAAATATCTAGTTTGTTTTAGTTGATTATTAAACATCCCTAAATTGTTTAACAATCTACTATTACTTGATTGGGTAAAGCAATGTCTTACGTTACGGGCGCCGGGATGAATCCCAAGCAAACGAGAGATTTTAGAGCAACTCTCGAGCGTAGTGAAGTTGTTGCATCTAGAATCTTGAGGGTACCCTCGGTATTAGGAGCGCCCAAAACGAAAGGCAGCCGGAACCCAGAGTTCAATACTCAACTTTTCAGACCTTCAATCAAGTCAAGTCAACAATCAGATCAAGTTTTGGAGgcatttttttcacaatggTTTGCACTCACAGGCTCTGGTGAGAGACAGGGAAGCCATCATACGAGCGAGATAGCAATATaagaatgaaccgattttattcAGATTCGCCGAGCCCGATGTTCATTATCCAAATCATAAAAGCCTCTAGGGACTCCAGTACAACAGAAATTACCCGCTAAGCCTATAGGATGTATTGACTTTACTTATCAATACTAGGCTATGTATAAGGCATTGTAGAACGAGTGGTGTGAAAACCAATGTTACCTATCCAGGAGCCAGAGGCATCGTCTATCGGTATGACAGAGTCAGGCTTCCTCAGCTGGGGAAGAAGGATCGCTGCGAAGCCGATGAGCAACCCATGCGCTGCCATGTTCACTGATACACCGACCGTTACGAAACACTGGAATTACAATTTAATAAGACTTTTAGAAATCGGTGAACGCAGCGACCTCCAAAATGGACAGACGTCATCCAACGGGTCGATGGGATCCGCTAGAAACAAGCGGCCTAATACCGACTCAGTGGCGAgaatatagggtatgcacagggtagaaagtctccagtacgagttataaaatgtaaagggtaggctttttataactcttacaatacctatccttaagatattttcattttatgtcatctacCCGattagtgcataccctctatgcacgtcactgactGGACCGTGGATATTGGAACTcgatataaaatacataattccAGTAGTAGACGACAAACGgttggtttgatgatgatggtgaagcTTGGGAAACGTCCACTTGACGTAGGTACAACAAGTGGACTTCATGttcattgtttatttaattttaggccATAGGTTTATCGCTTACAGTAGCCGTTGCCAACGAATTGCGTTTTTTACGGTATTTTAAAAACCGCACGGGCACAGTTTATTTTCCAGGCATTAGAAGTATAGGTAGTCTATCTCCAGAATCTGCTAAGCTGTACTTATCCaagaagtttttattaatagaaacctcaaattcaaactcaaattgCAACAATCAAAAAGGAGTATCTTGTCGAATTTTTGATCCCTTTGCCGTTatctatgtttgtttatttaagtaaataaatatttaaataatgaaagtaTAGTTAACCTGTTTCTTGAACGGCGTAATCCATGATCTAGTTTTCCCCATTTTAAACAAGCCGGCacttttatgttttaaccaATTAGAGTTACAACATTTATGTacttaattttacaaaaattttgggtacgtttaattaattaaacaatttcGACTCGCTAACACTCTTTTCATTGCACCGCACGTTTTAACATTTTATGCTTTTTATCggatatcaatattgacataATAACTCGCGTATACATTTGGAATATTgctcttattttattaattttgagacATAAATAATCTTATCAAGTCTTATTCCTATATTGGTTATAAATATCTTATATTAGggtcaataaattaatttaatatgcaataaataccaatattattcatatatttttagtgCTTATACGATTAATGCTAAAGGGTCATATAGAAGTCAACTTTCACATGTTAATCATACCATGCTTATTCCGTTGCCTATTTGGAGCTGACAAGTGacaactataattatttattacaggaAATTTTACAAGTGTAAGACTTTACATAGAGATCTGGAAAGCTATAAGCTTGCCTATGGATATCATATCGTCTTATACGTTTCTCGCAGCTGGGTTTCAGTAAGCTGATTTCTTAGAACTCCGGGACTCAACTCCCCACTCCTTGCCCCCATCTCCCGGTTACTCTGTTAAATAGGTAATTagctataaacaaaaaaaagtgttataGAAGATATGGTTTCAGAGTTAAGAATACGAATCGCTGGCTTCTACGATTAATATAGTCACTCTTTAGATATATGGAATTCAGTTCCTAAGGAGATAGGGGTCTTCCATGGAAGGTAGGAATCCAAAATCTTGTTTccataaaacatattttgagtcaaacaaattatttaggaacctttttataattttttacggGCATACCACAaggatttttaataataacttctcaacttatcgattataatttaaataaaccttataATAGCAATAATTGGTATCTAGTTCAAGGTCTTTCAGatttaaattgtgtttgttattgtttgttaCCTTAGTTTCCTTACAATAATTCTTGAAGCAATGATAATCTTTTTATCATCTGCAATAGTTTGTTATCTTTTTGAAGTAGGTATGTATCGTTTTAcctaattttgataaaaaccgTTTCTGATAACGTTGAAGCGTGTGCGATAGGGTAATAATCACGATTAGGTACAGATGGTTGAAAGATATCGTATTTTTCTAGTTATAGCCATATTTTGACATTCATAATTGCAATAAGAGAACCGAAAGAcgtttgggtcccaaggtgctggaatggcgacctggCACAGATGACATCCGCAGCCGAGCCGCAGGGCTACGGTCcggcggcacaagaccgtgatATTAGGAgctccctaaaaaagacctagGTATATAACGAAAGCCACAAAGATGCGGCTAGTTAAAGCACTGATACTCCCCATATTTTTCTGAACCTGAGGAAGAATGAGAAGAAAATAATAGATGCTCTTGAggtgtggtgctggaggagaatgtcgGGAGTGACCTGGAACATGTTTCGTACTAATGAATCAACTCTCGACGAACTCAGCATAAAACAGCGCCTGTCTTGTGCAGTTTAAGCGCAAATTCTgtttcttcggtcacgtgtccaTTGAGCGTCTTGTGGTTCAAGGAAAAGGTGAAGGTACCAAGTGAAGGCctcaatcgaggctcctctacatgaatgcgcaagaaaggcaaccgttagagaagagtggcgcaggattgtaaagcgagccacaacacccaaatgacgaccacgacctgTCTGTCAcgactgtaacgactaagaaggagaagaacaaaagacctatgaccAGGAGTGGGCGTAaatcggttgatataatgatgaatgtctctcaataagttcaaagtttatataaaacgtaagcttacagaaaatccTATTTTAATCTTAAGGTACTTAAACGCTAAAacagcttgggtatgaattgctctaacttcatcgcttaatattaatttactgtgagatggttataactaaaaatacttggccaagtttgttgtaggctcttcttagacctggtgggcgcgtttagaaccctcgttactttaagtttaagttggcgatCGAAGTTATCAGCATCCCCTTACAAAATATGTtcatatttgtatgaacgctttataagtgcctgtgataggcctacatgaataaagaaattttgaatttgaatttgaa
The sequence above is drawn from the Pararge aegeria chromosome 24, ilParAegt1.1, whole genome shotgun sequence genome and encodes:
- the LOC120634573 gene encoding facilitated trehalose transporter Tret1-like, with product MGKTRSWITPFKKQCFVTVGVSVNMAAHGLLIGFAAILLPQLRKPDSVIPIDDASGSWIASILGFALVAGNFIVPTIMAKYGRRTANLASLAPMLVGWFFVILATNITTLLIARLLQGLAMGMSASLGPVLIGEYTSPMNRGAFLTFISLSIATGVLCVHTLGSFLTWQVTALVIACVVFADLLIVMYSPESPSWLADQGRYDECRHVFRWLRGHGEDDELEKMIEASKMVRDAKAFEKISDTLAKKLRSNFGYINTTMRKKEFYKPIFIMIHIYTLGQWAGANVISAYTIDLFKHIIGDGVNLPLIMITLDIQRILSNSMAVFVIRKVKRRTMLFATVGINLFAFLSIAVYTYCKGYNLLPFDHPAIGIALIHIHMFSIATGTVPLPFIIAGELFPLEYRSLAGGISVLFLSFNLFLTVKTAPFLFKTIGVYGAYILYASVVGYCLIVSLIFLPETKDRTLQEIEDEFRGRPLSPEELKFTQSLSYLNLYNTDRRFSSPLI